The proteins below are encoded in one region of Silene latifolia isolate original U9 population chromosome 2, ASM4854445v1, whole genome shotgun sequence:
- the LOC141643839 gene encoding uncharacterized protein LOC141643839, which produces MTKLFSNILHHRRITTVTTTLTSTSTTTTTILTTTDTNLINHIHTLLIKTPPTTYTTTFTPFLHHLRHHHINHLLLATVNHPQLSLRFFNFLGLHLHFPLSLSSFAILIHSLSNSRLFWPASSLLHTLTLNPNPRNPNPNSSSNAALFHHLYDAFCEHSHVFPSSYAFDLLVQCHVQSRRPMSAVEILRLMLRHRILPEVRTVSALFHSLINIRRFRLVLDLFNEIYIIDNADRNADIYVYTAVVRSWCELKEVDKALGVLRGLEEGNVCELNVVVYNVVIRGLCKSRRVTEGVEMKDRLGRLGLRADVVTYCTLVLGLCQEGEYGRGVGMMKEMLELGFVPSEGVVSSVCEGLRKSGKVVEAFELVNEVARVGVVPNLVVYSGLIHSLCKEGKLEEAELLFGCMEERGLLPNEVTFWSMIDAFGKEGRLNDALHLLAKMSEVGVKITEYPYNSLIYGHCKSGKMDTAECLFNEMVSKKLTPSVVTYTSLISGYSRGGDLNRAFRLFHEMTGKGILPNTYTYTTLICGLCRANRMDDANNLFNEMVEKNVVPNEVTYNVLIDGYCKQGDTARGFQLLDKMLEKGLVPDTYTYRSLISGLCSTGRVSNAKHLVDDLHKEHFVLNEMCVSALLGGYCKEGRVDEAMRVCGEMLERHIKMDLVCYAILVDTSLKNNDREKLLQILNDMNKNGLKPDKVIYTSIIDAYTKAGNLKKALQLWDIMISEGCEPNVATYTALLNGFCRLGYVSKAQSIHDKMLTVNIDPNQVTYGCFLSYFTSIGNMETAVQLHKSLLKGSLANTVTFNILINGFCKLGLLQEASEVILEMTQHGIKPDCISYSTIMQEYCKGGHMQEAFRIWDSMLSESICPDAVAYNLLIAGCHLTGDLTKANSLMEDMLRRGVKIDTKSSNSHLVA; this is translated from the coding sequence ATGACGAAACTTTTCTCCAACATCCTCCATCACCGCcgcatcaccaccgtcaccaccaccCTAACATCTAcctccaccaccacaaccaccatccTCACCACGACCGACACCAACCTAATCAACCACATCCACACACTCCTAATAAAAACCCCACCAACCACCTACACAACCACCTTCACACCCTTCCTCCACCACCTCCGCCACCACCACATCAACCACCTCCTTCTCGCCACCGTAAACCACCCTCAACTATCTCTCCGTTTCTTCAATTTCCTCGGCCTTCATCTCCATTTCCCTCTTTCTCTCTCCTCTTTCGCCATTCTCATCCACTCTCTCTCTAACTCTCGCCTCTTCTGGCCCGCCTCCTCTCTCCTCCATACCCTTACCcttaaccctaaccctagaaaccctaaccctaactcTAGCTCTAATGCCGCGCTCTTCCACCACCTGTACGACGCGTTTTGCGAACATTCTCACGTGTTTCCGTCTTCCTACGCTTTTGATCTGCTCGTGCAATGTCACGTGCAGTCCCGCCGCCCGATGTCCGCCGTCGAGATACTCCGCCTCATGTTACGTCATCGGATTCTCCCCGAGGTGAGGACTGTTAGCGCGTTATTTCATTCTTTGATTAACATTCGTCGTTTTCGCCTCGTTCTCGATTTATTCAACGAAATTTATATAATTGATAATGCTGATCGTAACGCGGATATATATGTGTATACGGCGGTAGTGAGGAGCTGGTGTGAGCTCAAGGAGGTGGATAAGGCGTTGGGGGTGTTGCGAGGATTAGAGGAGGGAAATGTGTGTGAATTGAATGTTGTGGTGTATAATGTGGTGATACGGGGGTTGTGTAAGAGTAGGAGAGTGACGGAAGGGGTGGAGATGAAGGATAGGTTGGGGAGGCTAGGGTTGAGAGCGGATGTGGTGACGTATTGTACGTTGGTGTTAGGGTTGTGTCAAGAAGGGGAGTATGGGAGGGGTGTGGGGATGATGAAGGAGATGTTGGAATTAGGGTTTGTGCCGAGTGAAGGAGTGGTTTCTAGTGTTTGTGAAGGGTTGAGGAAGAGCGGGAAGGTGGTGGAGGCGTTTGAGTTGGTTAATGAGGTGGCGAGGGTTGGGGTTGTGCCGAATTTGGTTGTTTATAGTGGGTTGATACATTCGCTTTGTAAGGAGGGGAAATTGGAAGAGGCGGAGTTGTTGTTTGGGTGTATGGAGGAGAGGGGACTTTTGCCGAATGAGGTTACTTTTTGGTCGATGATTGATGCTTTTGGTAAGGAGGGGAGATTGAATGATGCTCTTCACTTGCTTGCTAAAATGTCGGAAGTTGGAGTGAAAATTACGGAATATCCTTACAATTCTTTAATTTATGGACATTGTAAGTCCGGGAAGATGGATACGGCTGAGTGCCTTTTTAATGAAATGGTCAGCAAGAAACTTACCCCAAGTGTTGTTACTTATACATCGCTTATTAGTGGATACTCCAGAGGTGGAGATCTGAATAGAGCGTTTAGGCTTTTTCATGAGATGACTGGCAAAGGTATTTTGCCAAACACTTATACGTATACTACCTTAATCTGTGGTCTTTGCCGTGCTAATAGGATGGATGATGCAAATAATTTGTTTAATGAAATGGTAGAGAAAAATGTGGTTCCTAATGAGGTGACCTACAATGTTCTAATTGACGGCTACTGCAAACAAGGTGATACTGCAAGGGGTTTTCAATTGTTGGACAAAATGTTAGAAAAGGGTCTTGTTCCTGACACATATACATACCGTTCCTTGATATCTGGACTATGCTCTACTGGCAGGGTATCTAATGCAAAGCACTTGGTGGATGATCTTCACAAGGAACATTTCGTGCTTAATGAGATGTGTGTAAGTGCCCTTTTGGGTGGTTACTGCAAGGAGGGGAGAGTAGACGAAGCCATGCGTGTGTGCGGTGAGATGTTGGAAAGACACATCAAGATGGATCTTGTCTGTTATGCAATACTCGTTGATACCTCGCTTAAAAATAATGACAGGGAAAAACTACTGCAGATCCTAAATGATATGAATAAGAATGGATTGAAGCCTGATAAGGTGATTTATACAAGTATAATTGATGCTTACACTAAGGCAGGAAATCTTAAGAAGGCCTTACAACTTTGGGATATTATGATTAGTGAAGGATGTGAGCCGAATGTTGCTACTTATACTGCCCTTCTTAATGGCTTTTGTAGATTGGGTTATGTAAGCAAAGCACAATCCATCCATGATAAAATGCTAACAGTTAACATTGACCCAAATCAAGTTACTTATGGGTGCTTCCTTAGCTATTTCACTAGCATAGGTAATATGGAGACTGCTGTACAACTGCATAAATCGTTGTTGAAGGGGTCTTTAGCAAATACAGTCACATTCAATATTCTAATAAATGGGTTTTGCAAACTTGGTCTGCTTCAGGAGGCCTCTGAGGTTATTCTTGAAATGACTCAACATGGCATCAAACCTGATTGCATTAGCTATTCGACTATAATGCAGGAGTACTGTAAAGGAGGTCATATGCAGGAAGCCTTTAGAATTTGGGATTCTATGCTGAGTGAGAGCATCTGTCCTGATGCCGTCGCTTATAACCTTTTGATCGCTGGCTGTCACTTGACAGGAGACCTTACTAAGGCTAACTCATTGATGGAAGACATGTTAAGAAGAGGTGTGAAGATAGATACAAAGTCTTCTAATTCTCACCTTGTCGCTTGA
- the LOC141643838 gene encoding protein FAR1-RELATED SEQUENCE 11 encodes MSVASLLDLGYEKNFMSQEERHMLVIYDYPSDQRSQSPDDTSSADESPHETGVSLEHTNGDAPYIGQRFSTHDVAYEFYSEFAKRCGFSIRRHRTEGKDGVGKGLTRRYFVCHRAGNTPVKVANENKPQRNRKSSRCGCQAYLRISKAIDGCLSEWRVTGFVNHHNHELLEPNQVRFLPAYRTISDIDKSRIFMYAKTGISVQQMMRLLELEKCVEPGYLPFTEKDVRNLIQSFKKVDAHEDTIDLLKMCRNIKEKDQNFRFEYTLDSENKLENITWSYASSIQAYEMFGDAVVFDTTHRLTAFDMPLGIWVGINNYGMPCFFGCVLLRVENFQSLSWALKSFLGIMNGKAPQTILTDQNMCLKEAVTMELPTTKHALCIWLIVAKFPSWFNAILGDQYNEWKAEFYRLYNMEFIDEFELGWRDMVHSFGLHANRHLANLFALRSLWALSFLRSHFMAGLTTAGQSKSVNAFIQRFLSAQTRLAHFVEQVAVAVDFKDQTGEHRTMQQNLQNISLKTGAPMESHAATVLTPFAFSKLQDQLVLAAHYASFQLEDGFLIRHHTKLEGGQKVYWNPREGVISCSCQQFEFSGILCRHALRVLSSGNCFQIPERYLPLRWRRFNSLATKMPSSPSDQGEKVHRLQSMLSTLVTESSKSKERLDLATEQVSFLLSRIKEQPVSSSHVANNVTYHRN; translated from the exons ATGTCAGTAGCATCTTTGCTGGATCTAGGCTATGAGAAGAACTTTATGTCCCAGGAGGAGAGGCACATGTTGGTAATCTATGATTACCCATCAGATCAAAGATCGCAGTCCCCTGATGATACAAGCAGTGCTGATGAATCACCTCATGAGACTGGAGTATCATTAGAGCATACAAATGGTGATGCCCCATACATTGGGCAAAGATTTTCTACTCATGATGTTGcttatgaattttatagtgagtTCGCTAAGAGATGCGGCTTCTCAATCAGACGTCACCGAACAGAAGGAAAGGACGGTGTTGGAAAAGGGCTGACAAGACGTTACTTTGTTTGCCATCGTGCTGGAAATACCCCAGTCAAAGTCGCGAATGAGAACAAGCCTCAAAGAAATCGAAAATCATCTCGATGTGGGTGCCAGGCATACTTGAGAATAAGCAAGGCAATTGATGGATGTCTATCTGAATGGCGTGTTACTGGTTTTGTGAATCACCACAACCATGAATTGTTGGAGCCTAACCAGGTTCGTTTCCTGCCCGCTTACCGGACTATATCGGATATCGACAAGAGCCGGATCTTCATGTATGCCAAGACAGGAATCTCAGTGCAGCAAATGATGAGGCTACTGGAACTAGAGAAATGTGTAGAACCCGGATACCTTCCATTCACGGAGAAGGATGTTAGGAACCTAATTCAGTCATTTAAAAAAGTAGATGCACATGAGGACACTATCGACCTCTTGAAAATGTGCAGGAACATAAAGGAGAAAGACCAGAACTTTAGATTCGAGTACACGTTGGACTCAGAGAATAAACTAGAGAACATTACATGGTCCTATGCTTCATCGATTCAAGCATATGAGATGTTTGGCGATGCTGTGGTGTTTGACACTACTCATCGCTTGACAGCTTTTGATATGCCTCTTGGAATTTGGGTAGGAATAAACAATTACGGCATGCCCTGCTTCTTTGGCTGTGTTCTTTTACGCGTGGAGAATTTTCAGTCACTGTCGTGGGCTTTGAAG TCATTTCTAGGTATTATGAATGGAAAGGCTCCACAAACAATATTGACTGATCAAAATATGTGCCTTAAAGAGGCAGTGACCATGGAATTGCCGACTACAAAACATGCATTGTGCATCTGGCTGATTGTGGCAAAGTTCCCTTCCTGGTTTAATGCTATTCTCGGAGACCAATATAATGAGTGGAAGGCTGAGTTCTATCGGCTTTATAATATGGAGTTCATTGATGAGTTTGAATTGGGTTGGAGAGATATGGTTCATTCATTTGGATTACATGCGAACAGGCATCTTGCCAATTTGTTTGCCTTGAGATCGCTTTGGGCATTATCATTCTTGAGAAGTCATTTCATGGCTGGACTGACTACTGCGGGGCAATCCAAGTCAGTTAATGCTTTCATTCAACGTTTTTTGAGTGCCCAAACCCGACTCGCACACTTTGTGGAGCAA GTTGCGGTGGCCGTTGATTTTAAGGATCAAACCGGAGAACATCGGACAATGCAACAAAACCTACAAAATATTTCCCTAAAAACAGGGGCCCCCATGGAATCTCATGCTGCCACCGTCCTTACACCATTTGCATTCTCCAAGCTACAAGATCAGCTTGTTTTGGCTGCCCATTATGCTTCCTTCCAATTGGAAGACGGGTTTCTCATAAGGCACCACACTAAACTTGAAGGTGGGCAGAAAGTATATTGGAACCCACGAGAAGGTGTCATTAGTTGCTCTTGCCAACAATTCGAGTTTTCAGGAATTTTATGCAGGCATGCTCTTAGAGTTCTTTCCAGCGGGAATTGCTTTCAGATCCCGGAGAGATACCTTCCTTTGAGATGGCGTCGGTTCAACTCTTTGGCCACAAAGATGCCGAGCTCTCCGAGTGACCAGGGAGAAAAGGTTCACCGATTGCAAAGCATGCTATCTACGCTGGTTACCGAGTCTTCGAAGTCGAAGGAACGCCTAGATTTGGCAACTGAGCAAGTATCTTTTCTTTTGTCGCGGATCAAGGAGCAGCCTGTTTCCTCTTCGCACGTTGCGAATAATGTGACTTATCATAGAAACTGA